The Pukyongia salina genome segment CAAAGTTTCTTAGCAGCCTCTTCAACGCCTGCTAGTCGCAATCCGCGTAAACCACGGTCACTCAAGGCAAGATTGATAGATCGCCCGGCATCTTGTTCTATCTTTCTCAGATCCGGTCTTTTCTCAACCAGGGTAATATTGTACCCTCGTTGTGCCAGTCTAAGCGCCAACAAACTACCGCAAAGACCTGCACCTATTATCAGTATATTTTCCTTTTTGCTCATTTAGTTTAAAATCTTCTTCAGCTTTTCGGCAAAACGAAACACATCCTCAAAACTATTATACAAAGGTGCCGGCGCCACTCTAATGACATCCGGTTCGCGCCAATCACTAATTACTCCAGCGGCCGTTAAACGGTCGTGCAACTCTTTGTTGGCACTTTTAACCTGGATAGATAGCTGGCATCCTCGTTCCTGGTTGTTTCTGGGGGTGATTATAGAGATTCGTTCATCCTTCAGCTCGTCTATCAAATATTCGAGAAAACCTGTTAGTTTCACCGATTTCTTTCGTAGGTTCTCAAATCCTGCTTCAGCAAAGATATCCAGAGAGGCCCTTATTGCCGCCATCGATAAAATTGGCGGATTGCTCAGCTGCCAGCCCTCAGCCCCCGGTAGTGGGTCGAAATCATGCCGCATATTAAAGCGTGTTTGCTTATTATGTCCCCACCAGCCGGCAAAGCGTTTCAACTTAGGATTTTCGGCATGTCTTTGGTGTACAAAACAAGCACCAAGGCTTCCGGGTCCACTGTTCAGATATTTATACGTACACCATACTGCGAAATCTGCACCAGTATTGTGCAGATCGGGATAAATGTTGCCGGCTCCATGTGCAAGGTCGAAACCCACAATACAGTTGTATTTGTGCCCCAGTTCTGTGATTCTCTTTAATGGAAATGATTGTCCGCTGTAATAATTGGTGCTACCTATCATTAATAGGGCAATAGAATCACCTTGCTCGACCATGATCTGTTCCAGATCTTCAAATCTGCACAATTCCTCTCCTTCACGTGGTTTCCAGAGTATTAGTCCATCTTCGGGATCGAAATCATGGAATTTCAGCTGACTCTCCACAGCGTATTTATCGGAAGGGAAAGCATCACTTTCCACGACGATCTTATATTTTTTATCGGTAGGTTGGTAGAAGGACACCATCATAAGGTGTAAGTTTGTGGTAAGTGTGTTCATTACAACTACCTCTTGGGGTTTAGCACCTACGAGCATCGCCATTTTCTCGGTGAGGAACTCATGATATGGGAGCCAGGGATGTTCGGCTTCGGTATGACCCTCAACCCCTAGATTTGCCCAATCATTCAACTCTTTTTTTATGTATTCTGAAGTGATCTTCGGTTGTAGACCGAGTGAATTTCCGCAGAGATAGATCAATGCTTCACCGGCATCATTTGTTGGAAGGTGGAATTTATTTCTGAAATGTGAGAGGGAATCTTCCTTATCGCACTGACTTGCAAATTCAAGTGAATTCTGGTACATATTGACTGCTAAATTTCGGCTATTCACAAAAATAGGAATTTAAATTCGTTTGAATTTCGAATAAAGGTTGATGTTCAATATATTTGTGTAAGAAACAACCTATGCGAAAACTATTATTCATAATCCTATTGGTCTTTGGGAGCGGTGTCTTAAGCGCCCAGTCGATTGCCCGACAGTGGAACGAAGAAATACTGCACGCCATCCGAAACGATTTTGCCAGACCCACGGTACACGCCCGAAATCTGTTTCATTCATCAATAGCAATGTACGATATCTGGGCCACCTTCGATCCGAATGCTAAACCATTTTTACTAGGAAATACGGTGGGCGATTTTACCAGTAATTTTGAGGGTTTTGAAGCCTCTGGGGATATTTCGGAAGCACGAAAGGAAGCCATTAGTTACGCGGTCTACAGACTCATGAAACATCGTTTTGCGAATTCTCCTGGCGCAGAGGATATCTTTCAGTCCATAGATGCGCTTATGGATTCGTATGGGTATAATAAGAATTTCAGTAATACCAATTACAGTACCGGAAACCCGGCAGCCTTCGGAAATTATGTTGCCCAACAGTTGATAGAATTTGGTTTGCAGGATGGCGCCAATGAAGCAGGAGATTACGAGAATCTTTTTTACGAACCCCTGAACGAACCTCTGGATACCGATAATTCCGGGAACCCGGATATGACTTTCCCAAATAACTGGCAACCGCTTAAAGTAGAGAACTATGTGGACCAAAGTGGAAATATAGTGCCGGGCGGTCAGCCGCCATTCCTAAGCCCTGAATGGGGGCAGGTGACACCCTTTTCCCTCACGGATGAGTTTTTAGAAAAACATCCCAGAGACGGTTTCGAATATTATGTGTACCACGATCCTGGTGATCCTCCTTATATTCAGGATGGCTTGGGACTTTCAGACAATTACAAATGGGGCTTTTCCATGGTAGCGGTCTGGGCTTCTCATCTGGATAAAAATGATTCGACGATGGTTGATATCTCTCCTGCATCACTGGGTAATTTACCAATGGAGACGTATCCGGATTCTTTTTCGAACTACGATACATTTTATAACTTTTTAGAAGGAGGGGATCCTTCTACCGGGAGGGACCTTAATCCTGTTACCGGCTTACCCTACGAGCCCCAGTTAGTTCCCAGGGGAGACTATGCCCGAGTTCTGGCTGAGTTTTGGGCAGACGGCCCCGATAGTGAAACGCCTCCCGGGCATTGGTTTACTATACTCAATTACGTGAACGACCACCCGCAGCATACACGAAAGTTTCGAGGTGTTGGAAACGAACTGGATGAACTGGAATGGGATGTTAAATCGTATTTGATCCTTGGAGGAACCATGCATGATGTTGCAGTGTGCGCCTGGGGGATCAAAGGCTATTATGATTACGTGCGTCCAATAAGCGCAATACGCTATATGGCAGACCAGGGTCAGTCCAGCGATCCGGACGGGGATAGTTATCATCCGCATGGGATCCCTTTGGTTCCCGGCTATATTGAAGTGGTAAAAGAAGGCGATCTGCTTGCAGGTGCTTTTAACGAGAATGTTGGAAAGATCAAATTATTTACCTGGCGTGGTCCACAGTTTATAATCGATCCAAATGAAGATGAAGCCGGGGTTGGATGGATACTTGCTGAAGAATGGTTCCCGTACCAACGGCCATCTTTTGTAACACCACCCTTTGCTGGTTATATTTCCGGGCACTCCACATTTTCAAGGGCAGCTGCCGAAGTCTTAACCCTGCTTACGGGAGATGAATATTTCCCTGGGGGAATGGGCGTATTCGAAATTCCGAAGGATACTTTTTTAAAATTTGAGAAAGGCCCCAGTGTACCTTTTCAATTACAATGGGCAACCTATCAGGATGCCAGCGATCAAACTAGTTTGTCGAGGATATGGGGAGGGATACACCCGCCGTGTGACGACATCCCTGGCAGGATCATTGGAGCCAGCATAGGGGTAGAGGCTTTTAAGTTTGCCGAATCCTATTTCTATGGGAAGGCAGTTGAGCAGGGACGGATTTTTCCTAATCCTTCGGGAGAACAACTTACAGTAGCATATAAAACCGATGTGCCATTACAGTTGGCAATCTACGACACTTCGGGAAGGAAAGTCTTCAGTACGGAAGCGGTATTCGACCAAGACGACGAATTCAATATCACCGTATCTCAATTAAGAGCAGGATTGTACTTCGTAACTCTCGAAAATGATGACAATCGGGTCTTTGTTGAACGAATGGTCAAAAAATAATTCACCTAATTTACCAGGTTATTTTATCGAAACGTCTGTGAAGAACAGCTGGAAATTACCGGTACTGTCCTGATGATGCGTATTAAGTATTATCCCGTTTAAGTTCTTTTCTTTCATCCAAAGAGTTGCGGTACTGGTCTTATCGGCATTATTTCTACGATAGCCCCACTCCTTGACAGCATAGTTATCGGTAAAGTACAAATCGTAAGCATCTCCGGGTGTGTATCCACCTCCACCATCGTACAAGATAGTTAGTTTGTGTAGCGTGTCCCCAGAAATAGGCGCTATTACATTTTTTTCTTCTGAAATACTCACCCCTTCATCCCATACTAATTTATAAGGAGCCAGTAACCAATATGTATCGTTTATAAATCGTTTATCGGCATAAAGGGCTAGACTGTCCAGCGTTGCATTTCGGTTATATTCGATAGTATCCGTATCGCTGGTAAACACCACATCATCGGTTTTTGGGAACCACTGAAACGACCTTTTAAATTCTCTTCCACCGCTTTTTACGTTAAAACTGAAATTTAATTGGCTAACGCGATCCCAATTGGCCTCACCATATCTATTGGCAATGGCTTCGGCTGGAGTTAGGTTGGAATTATCAATTGACGATCCCTCCGGATCTTTGTTATTCTGTCGTTCATTACAGGAACTGAGCAGGGTAAGCAATAAAAATAAAGCAGGAAGGTATTTCATGGCAGATAGTTTCGGTAAAAATAACTATTCTACTTATGCTCTCATAATTTTCGTATTTTTAAAATATGGATGTACAAAAAGAATATAGTAATGGGGACCTCGTAGTTGTATGGAAACCCGGACTTTGTTTTCATGCTAAAGAATGCGTGCACGGTTTACCCGATGTATTCGATCCCAAGCAGAAGCCATGGATCAAAGCCGAGAACGCAGGGATTGAAGACTTGAAAAGAACGATAGATAAATGCCCGAGTGGAGCTTTGAGTTATTATTCGAAGTCTGCTGCTAACACGGAAGAACCAAAACAAAACGCTATGAATGAAACTAAAATAGAAGTATTGAATAATGGCCCTTTAATGGTGAAGGGTGAAATAGAAGTAATACATACGGATGGTTCAACAGAAAAAAAGACCCGAAATACTGCGTTTTGCCGCTGTGGGAAAACCGGAAATATTCCTTATTGTGATGGGTCTCATAAACGATAAGCTATGAAAGTATCTGTTGAAAAGAACCTGGAACGCCGTCGCTACGAAACCGAAGTGAATGGCTATACAGCTTTTATAGAATATATCAAGGCAAAGAACGCAATATACCTAACTCATACCGAGGTTCCTGTTCAGTTGGAAGGTCATGGAGTGGGTACTGCCATGGTTAAGGAGGTGTTGAATAGATTAAAAGAGGAAGGTGATAAGGTGGCGCCATTGTGTCCGTTCGTGGCTGCATTTATAAAGAAGAACCGTGAATGGGTACCTATGGTTGCCGATGGATATAATGTAGGTTAAAACGCGTCATCCCTTCATTATTTTTTACATTAGCCGAAATTTGAGTTAATGGATTTTCAGAAGGAATTTAATACAAACAGAGACACCTGGAATAAAAAGGTGGCAGTACACGCAGCCAGTGAATTTTATGACCTGGAGAGTTTTAAAAATGGTGCCGATTCTCTGAATAAATATGAGTTGGAAGCCCTGGGTGATGTGTCCGGCAAGTCATTACTGCACTTACAATGTCATTTTGGTCAAGATACCCTAAGCTGGGCGAGGAGAGGAGCGTCTTGCACCGGAATTGACATTTCCGATAAAGCTATAGAGCTTGCGCAGTCCTTAAATAACGAACTCGAGCTAAATGCCAAATTTGTTTGTTGTAATGTACTCGATGTGTCCTACCATGTTTCTCAAACTTTCGAAATAGTTTTTACCAGTTATGGCGTGATAGGCTGGCTTCCCGATCTGAAACCCTGGGCACAGATGATCTATGATCGTCTTAAACCCGGAGGTACATTTTATATGGTCGAATTCCATCCCATTGCATGGATGTTCGATTACCATCAGGATCCGCCAAAGATGATCTACGGATATCAACAGAAGGAAGCCATTTACGAAGAATATGAAGGTTCCTATACCGAGGATAGCGATACCAAAATTGTAAGTAAGGAATATGGATGGAATCACGGATTGGGGGAGGTGATCAACGCTCTCATTGAGGCAGGACTTACGATCGATTATTTAAAAGAACATGAAGAATCTCCTTATGATATTTACCCGGATCTGGAGAAAACCGAAAAAGGCATGTACGTCTTAAAAGATAGATTGTACCCTTTGGTGTTCGAAATTCGGGCACACAAATAGATCGTTAAAACACATTAAAAGCCCTTAGGATAAAGCTTAGAGGCACAAACACCAGACTTAAGAGAAAGATATTCTTCCCATGTTTTCGATTGCCTTCCGAATACGAATACACTTTAACCCCGTTGGGCAATGTCTTTCTGGATGTCCAAAGGAAATAACCAATAATGAGTCCTAAAAAACCTCCGAGAACTGCAAAGATATATCCCGCAACTATCCAGCCGTTCTGGTCCTTATCGGGTTTAGCAAGATGTTCGATGCGTTCCTTACGCAGCCGCAGTAGAAGTTCATCATGTACCGGTTTTCCTCTGTCTTCAAGGATCTTTTGTGAGAGTAAATAATCAAATTCACTCCATTCATCCTGTTTTACTAGCACATCATAAAGTTCCTCATCAGTAAAGCGAAATAAATAGTAATCTTTAGGGACATCGTCCAGCGACTTTCTCGCGTGCTCTGCCAGAATGGCTTCCGCTCGTTCAAAATCGCTCACATCGATCCTGATCTCAAGTTCGTCCTGGGCGTGATTACCTCCAAAACTGTTGTCCAGAGAAGAAGAATTATCGCCTATAACTGTATTAATGCCGTTTGAAGTAAGCAAATCGTGTATGTCGTGTGCATGATCGAGGTTAGTGAATTTCCTGAAGATCGCGAAGTCATCCTGTTCCATACATGTAAAGATAAAAAAACGACGCCCGGAAGGCGTCGTTTCTTTTAGTGTTCTTCATTTTCTTTTAGCAGATGTGGAAACATCTTCTGAAATCGCTTCAACCTGGGAATTGATACATTCTGAATATAGGGATGATTGGGATTGCGTTTTTCAAAATCCTGGTGATACCCTTCGCCTATCCAGAATTTCTGGAAGGGAAGAACCTGTGCAGCCACCTTGCCTTCACCATAGATCTTTTCCTGTTCCGCAACTTTGTCTTCTATGATCTTCTTTTGCTCATCATTTTGATAAAAGATAATAGATCGGTATTGAGATCCTCTGTCCGGACCCTGGCCGTTAACTTGAGTTACATTCTGCGAGCCAAAATATACATCCACGAGAGTTGCGAAGGATACAACTTTGGGATCGTATATAATTTCCACTGCCTCGGCGTGTCCGGTTCTCCCAGTGTTACTAAGTTCGTAAGTGGGATAATCTGAGTGTCCCCCACTATATCCAGAAATAGACTCTTTTACCCCTTTCACACTTTCATATATCGCTTCCACACACCAGAAACACCCACTGGCGAAGTAGGCTCTCTCCAAACCGTTTTCGGCCGGTACTTCCATAGGAGTTAAATTTGCCTGCGCTTCGGCTTCGGCTTTTTTATTTCCTTCATTCGAGGACTGACAGGCACCTTGTAAACTAAACAGCGCCAAACTTAAAAATATGATCGACAATTTTTTCATAACAACGATTTGTAGAAATAAGTAGGGAATAGTATGAAAACCTTTCAATTTTTTCAGAAAAGTAATAAAAAAAGCCCTCACGGATTGTGAAGGCTTTGTTATATCTTAAGATGAGATCTATTTCACTTTAGCGAAAAGCTTTCCCATTTTCTCTCTTTCCTCTGTTGCCAGTTCAGGATCTACAAGGATTCTGCCACTGTGCTCATCGGTAATGATCTTTTTACGGGAGGCGATCTCCATTTGTACCTGAGGTGGAATAGTAAAGAAGGATCCTCCGGATGCACCTCGTTCTACGGGCACCACTGCCAGACCGTTCTTTACATTAGAACGGATACGTTTGTAAGCTTTTATAAGTCGCTCCTCGATGTTCTTCTCGTATTTCTCAGATTCCTTGATGAGGGTCTTTTCCTCTTTTTCGGTTTCAGAAAGAATCTCATTTAATTCCCCCTGTTTGTGTTTCAGGTGTTCTTCACGAGCTTTTAAGCGTTCTTTGGTCTCTTCAATAACCACGTTCTTTTGCTCTATCTGTGCCTTGAATTCCTTGATATGCTTTTCAGCCAACTGAATTTCCAGTTCCTGGAATTCGATCTCTTTACTTAAAGAGTTATACTCACGGTTGTTACGAACGTTATCTTGCTGAGAGGTATACTTTTTAATAAGCGCTTTTGCCTCGTCGATAAGGTTCTTCTTGTCTTTGATATTGGTTTCGATCACTCCCAGATCTGAAGTTAACTTCTCCAATCGCGTGTTCATTCCAGCTACTTCATCTTCAAGATCTTCAACCTCCAGAGGTAGTTCACCGCGAACATTACGAATTTCGTCTATACGAGAATCGATCAGTTGCAGGTCGAACAGGGCTCTTAGTTTTTCTTCTACAGTAGTTTCTGTTTTCTTTGCCATTTTCTATAAATAGGTAATAGGATTGGTGTTTATTTGTGATAAAACTAGCCTGCTTGCCGGCAAGGCAGGTGCAAAATTAGTGATTTTTTTTGAGAGCGCATTAATAATCAGCTCTTTTGTGAATTGCTCGCTTTCGTAGTGTCCCACGTCGGTCAGGAGTAAACTTCCTTCCGCTTTGAAAAAATCGTGGTATTTCAGGTCGGATGTCACATAAGCATCGGCTCCGGCCGCCCTGGCTGCCTCTATGGCAAAACTACCACTACCTCCCAAAACTGCTACTTTTTCAATGGTTTTACCCGTTAATGCCGAATGCCTGATACACTCACACTGCATTACTTTTTTTAGATGCTTCAGGAATTCTTTCTCAGGCATGGGGTTTTTCAACGTACCAACCATACCCATCCCTATATGCTGATTCGTATTGTTAAGGGTTGTGATCTCGTAGGCAACTTCTTCGTAAGAATGTGCTGTGAACAGCGCTTTCAGTACTTTATTTTTTAAGTGTTTCTGAAATGTAACTTCTATTTTAGTCTCATCTTCAAAATGGGTCACCCCTTTTTTACCTTTGGTGGGGTTGGCTTCATCATTAGGATTGAAACTACCTTTTCCGTCCGAATTAAAACTACAGTTGCTATAATTACCAATATTTCCCGCACCGGCTGCAAATAGAGCTTCTCTTAGCGATTCGGCCTCTTGTTTAGGGACATAAGTAACAAGTTTCTGAATAGTACCTTGCTGCGGTATAAGAATGGCGCGTTTTTCGATCCCTATCTTTTCACAGATCATGGCATTAACACCATTCCATGCATTATCGAGCGCGGTGTGTATGGCAAAAATGGCAATGTCGTTCTTAATGGCCTTCTGTACCACACGTTCGACATAGGATCGACCGGTTATCTTTTTTAAACCGCTAAAAACGATAGGATGAAAACTAACGATAAGGTTACAATTAGCGTCTATGGCCTCCTGCACTACAGATTCCAGCGTGTCCAGAGTAACCAGGATCCCGCTTACCTCGGCATCGGCATCGCCCACAAGCAAACCGGTATTATCGAAATCTTCCGAATAAGATAGCGGGGCAATCTCCTCGAGGATGCCAATAACCTCATTAACCTTCATACGTTCTATTTTATGGTAAAGATAAAAAAGTATACTTTCGTTTTATGAATTGCCAGGGCTAACTTCATTTATGAAACCTAAAGTACTATAAAGAACTAGAATGTAATTCTGCCTGACCCCTTATATTAACTGATTTTGTACAGATGAAATTTCTTCGCTTTCTCGCATTTCCTTTCGCCATCCTGTATGGCCTCGTTACGGCAGTGCGTAATTATAGGTACGACAAAGGCTGGCTAAAAAGTAAAACCTATGACGTACCGGTGATTTGTGTGGGAAATCTTTCTGTAGGAGGAACTGGTAAATCCCCTATGATAACATTCCTGGTGCGAATGCTCAAAGACGATTACAAAGTGGCTGTGCTAAGTAGGGGTTATAAAAGAAAGACCAGTGGCTATTTGGAAGTAAAAATAGATCATACAGCACAGGAAGTAGG includes the following:
- the kynU gene encoding kynureninase — its product is MYQNSLEFASQCDKEDSLSHFRNKFHLPTNDAGEALIYLCGNSLGLQPKITSEYIKKELNDWANLGVEGHTEAEHPWLPYHEFLTEKMAMLVGAKPQEVVVMNTLTTNLHLMMVSFYQPTDKKYKIVVESDAFPSDKYAVESQLKFHDFDPEDGLILWKPREGEELCRFEDLEQIMVEQGDSIALLMIGSTNYYSGQSFPLKRITELGHKYNCIVGFDLAHGAGNIYPDLHNTGADFAVWCTYKYLNSGPGSLGACFVHQRHAENPKLKRFAGWWGHNKQTRFNMRHDFDPLPGAEGWQLSNPPILSMAAIRASLDIFAEAGFENLRKKSVKLTGFLEYLIDELKDERISIITPRNNQERGCQLSIQVKSANKELHDRLTAAGVISDWREPDVIRVAPAPLYNSFEDVFRFAEKLKKILN
- a CDS encoding T9SS type A sorting domain-containing protein, with translation MRKLLFIILLVFGSGVLSAQSIARQWNEEILHAIRNDFARPTVHARNLFHSSIAMYDIWATFDPNAKPFLLGNTVGDFTSNFEGFEASGDISEARKEAISYAVYRLMKHRFANSPGAEDIFQSIDALMDSYGYNKNFSNTNYSTGNPAAFGNYVAQQLIEFGLQDGANEAGDYENLFYEPLNEPLDTDNSGNPDMTFPNNWQPLKVENYVDQSGNIVPGGQPPFLSPEWGQVTPFSLTDEFLEKHPRDGFEYYVYHDPGDPPYIQDGLGLSDNYKWGFSMVAVWASHLDKNDSTMVDISPASLGNLPMETYPDSFSNYDTFYNFLEGGDPSTGRDLNPVTGLPYEPQLVPRGDYARVLAEFWADGPDSETPPGHWFTILNYVNDHPQHTRKFRGVGNELDELEWDVKSYLILGGTMHDVAVCAWGIKGYYDYVRPISAIRYMADQGQSSDPDGDSYHPHGIPLVPGYIEVVKEGDLLAGAFNENVGKIKLFTWRGPQFIIDPNEDEAGVGWILAEEWFPYQRPSFVTPPFAGYISGHSTFSRAAAEVLTLLTGDEYFPGGMGVFEIPKDTFLKFEKGPSVPFQLQWATYQDASDQTSLSRIWGGIHPPCDDIPGRIIGASIGVEAFKFAESYFYGKAVEQGRIFPNPSGEQLTVAYKTDVPLQLAIYDTSGRKVFSTEAVFDQDDEFNITVSQLRAGLYFVTLENDDNRVFVERMVKK
- a CDS encoding (4Fe-4S)-binding protein; the encoded protein is MDVQKEYSNGDLVVVWKPGLCFHAKECVHGLPDVFDPKQKPWIKAENAGIEDLKRTIDKCPSGALSYYSKSAANTEEPKQNAMNETKIEVLNNGPLMVKGEIEVIHTDGSTEKKTRNTAFCRCGKTGNIPYCDGSHKR
- a CDS encoding GNAT family N-acetyltransferase — translated: MKVSVEKNLERRRYETEVNGYTAFIEYIKAKNAIYLTHTEVPVQLEGHGVGTAMVKEVLNRLKEEGDKVAPLCPFVAAFIKKNREWVPMVADGYNVG
- a CDS encoding class I SAM-dependent methyltransferase, translating into MDFQKEFNTNRDTWNKKVAVHAASEFYDLESFKNGADSLNKYELEALGDVSGKSLLHLQCHFGQDTLSWARRGASCTGIDISDKAIELAQSLNNELELNAKFVCCNVLDVSYHVSQTFEIVFTSYGVIGWLPDLKPWAQMIYDRLKPGGTFYMVEFHPIAWMFDYHQDPPKMIYGYQQKEAIYEEYEGSYTEDSDTKIVSKEYGWNHGLGEVINALIEAGLTIDYLKEHEESPYDIYPDLEKTEKGMYVLKDRLYPLVFEIRAHK
- a CDS encoding putative signal transducing protein, whose product is MEQDDFAIFRKFTNLDHAHDIHDLLTSNGINTVIGDNSSSLDNSFGGNHAQDELEIRIDVSDFERAEAILAEHARKSLDDVPKDYYLFRFTDEELYDVLVKQDEWSEFDYLLSQKILEDRGKPVHDELLLRLRKERIEHLAKPDKDQNGWIVAGYIFAVLGGFLGLIIGYFLWTSRKTLPNGVKVYSYSEGNRKHGKNIFLLSLVFVPLSFILRAFNVF
- the msrA gene encoding peptide-methionine (S)-S-oxide reductase MsrA, yielding MKKLSIIFLSLALFSLQGACQSSNEGNKKAEAEAQANLTPMEVPAENGLERAYFASGCFWCVEAIYESVKGVKESISGYSGGHSDYPTYELSNTGRTGHAEAVEIIYDPKVVSFATLVDVYFGSQNVTQVNGQGPDRGSQYRSIIFYQNDEQKKIIEDKVAEQEKIYGEGKVAAQVLPFQKFWIGEGYHQDFEKRNPNHPYIQNVSIPRLKRFQKMFPHLLKENEEH
- a CDS encoding zinc ribbon domain-containing protein yields the protein MAKKTETTVEEKLRALFDLQLIDSRIDEIRNVRGELPLEVEDLEDEVAGMNTRLEKLTSDLGVIETNIKDKKNLIDEAKALIKKYTSQQDNVRNNREYNSLSKEIEFQELEIQLAEKHIKEFKAQIEQKNVVIEETKERLKAREEHLKHKQGELNEILSETEKEEKTLIKESEKYEKNIEERLIKAYKRIRSNVKNGLAVVPVERGASGGSFFTIPPQVQMEIASRKKIITDEHSGRILVDPELATEEREKMGKLFAKVK
- a CDS encoding Nif3-like dinuclear metal center hexameric protein, yielding MKVNEVIGILEEIAPLSYSEDFDNTGLLVGDADAEVSGILVTLDTLESVVQEAIDANCNLIVSFHPIVFSGLKKITGRSYVERVVQKAIKNDIAIFAIHTALDNAWNGVNAMICEKIGIEKRAILIPQQGTIQKLVTYVPKQEAESLREALFAAGAGNIGNYSNCSFNSDGKGSFNPNDEANPTKGKKGVTHFEDETKIEVTFQKHLKNKVLKALFTAHSYEEVAYEITTLNNTNQHIGMGMVGTLKNPMPEKEFLKHLKKVMQCECIRHSALTGKTIEKVAVLGGSGSFAIEAARAAGADAYVTSDLKYHDFFKAEGSLLLTDVGHYESEQFTKELIINALSKKITNFAPALPASRLVLSQINTNPITYL